The bacterium genome contains the following window.
CACATCGAGCGGCGCCTCCGCCGTCATGCCCACATCGGCCACGCTGCGCTCGTCCACGATCTGGATCGTGCCAGGTGGCAGCAGGCGCTCGGGCTGCAGCTTCTCGCAGCCCAGGCTGAGCACCATGACCTCGCCACCGAAGTTGGGGTTGCTCGAGATGTTGCGCAGCGTGCGGATGGGGATGACCGCGTCGGGCGCGTCGATCGCCACGCCGCAGCCGTAGGTGTGCTCCAGACCGACCACGCCGTCCACGTTCGGGTACAGCGGCAGCAACTCGGTTCGGATGCGTTCGACCGCGAAGTCGAGCACGCCGGCCACGCACTGCACGGTGGTGGTGATGGCCAGCAGGTTGCGGGTGCCCACGCTGCCGTCGGTGTTGCG
Protein-coding sequences here:
- a CDS encoding UxaA family hydrolase, which translates into the protein MNTSAPSAPRGIRMHPADNVAIVVNDGGLKPGAALAGGPELVEAVPQGHKVALVDLPAGSAVRRYNVVIGHTAVDIPAGGWVNEQRLVMPAARSLEGLPASNPPAELPPLEGHSFQGYRNTDGSVGTRNLLAITTTVQCVAGVLDFAVERIRTELLPLYPNVDGVVGLEHTYGCGVAIDAPDAVIPIRTLRNISSNPNFGGEVMVLSLGCEKLQPERLLPPGTIQIVDERSVADVGMTAEAPLDV